In a genomic window of Vespula vulgaris chromosome 13, iyVesVulg1.1, whole genome shotgun sequence:
- the LOC127068399 gene encoding microtubule-associated protein tau isoform X2 yields the protein MLRLNDFKVKQSAPLSPGFQARPQVASTGFSRYPVYNGPIGANRPAGQQAQHPVHGLEIHSSIGQSRTNQLAQLRPHGLSPRPPGNRAYPPGNPANPPGNPPVHSPRQIQTKQNLIQISQNPQSPRFGSPGVRVANPSSGRSPAPQSVGPRPNYQIQQTSNQRNVIEQRTEQRIFDLPAPASTNQLQTKSFNTPGPLHNSVAQRPRNDTSLNTGKSNQLSNKENKQSVRPRIIIDKMPDLDEEKTDLVRENSVQKKKTDIRSGGENDDDDDDVVMDNEKSPRQNGSAVSDSEKSLRSGDSLAPNNDKSPRRNGNVDRNKELPLDSSILSEIQGKSEDTGKSVTRPGTATIDTKPERKSFEQTIVPKNDNEQSEKETSLVKSEDKTSIKNDSVGDKSIFARNDKIVDLIKEEEKYGNESSGSSASRKVECEIEETKNKRSLVEEMKTNENKHDEIEDKSKEKKIEKDEVNEINMKEDCGRYPTSPSLNAIHSAGQNDKNDSTLSINDTEEKTKCPASLSKNVDQIPRTPSKSPSPDIIKEKKRQTPPIRSPSNIPTRADPEEAPKTLSKSPSLLDATTDGKLRQALNDPTIQSVEQIPKTPAKSFPISTPPSLSPSPSPSPSPDVVIEDKRKLTASPSNNLTMQNLEQDSKTPSKSSDISRASTPTVVDTQTDNKSESINPEKSSRPPSALSKDSVSEKQAPTIPSRPSLSEAHDKLSLPESLPTPPKSPQESVKGFDNGQRRSLSSPGSPKSPKSAINIKSTEGEKKKTTFAEDSIIKKDENVEEKSEASSRETSKPTTPTGKPRRVQTPVKLQNEKQYKETESDSASNDLSQHNAPPTTNGVADSPTKKSPSKTKESDKRSTAGSPTKSPSKSAKSLPRTPETPSSTGSQEKKKVPMNKIQVGAAPSPNLKTVRSKIGSLENASYKPGGGKVKIENRKLDFSKAQPKIAAKNDKYTPSGGDKKISQMKLQWNAKPKVGSLENATYKPGGGDKKIETVKLDFKDKAKPKVGSKENAKHVPGGGSIKSSATPPKTPQDTNNDIQTQKVDIKAESKVGSLDNVKHKPGGGDKKIFNDKDYLRQTGSNVESLCGSGSQSPIPSGAITDGKNGLPTSDENLNQEC from the exons ATGCTTCGACTTAATGACTTTAAG GTAAAGCAGAGTGCACCTCTATCGCCAGGCTTTCAAGCGAGACCTCAAGTTGCTTCTACTGGATTTTCAAGATATCCGGTATATAATGGCCCTATAGGAGCTAACCGTCCTGCAGGACAACAAGCACAACACCCTGTTCATGGTTTAGAAATTCACTCGTCCATAGGCCAATCTAGAACGAACCAACTTGCGCAACTTCGACCACACGGGCTTTCACCGAGGCCTCCTGGAAACCGAGCGTATCCTCCTGGAAATCCAGCGAATCCGCCTGGAAATCCGCCAGTCCATTCCCCTAGACAAATACAAACCAAGCAAAACCTAATACAAATTTCTCAAAATCCCCAAAGTCCAAGATTCGGATCGCCTGGAGTCAGAGTAGCAAATCCATCGAGTGGAAGATCTCCGGCCCCACAATCGGTAGGGCCCAGACCAAATTATCAAATACAACAAACGTCGAATCAAAGAAACGTCATTGAGCAGAGAACGGAGCAAAGAATCTTCGATTTGCCTGCACCAGCATCTACAAATCAACTTCAAACTAAAAGTTTCAATACACCGGGACCACTTCACAACTCGGTGGCCCAAAGACCAAGGAATGATACGTCCTTAAACACAGGAAAATCAAATCAATTGTCCAACAAAGAGAACAAGCAATCTGTACGTCCTCGTATAATTATTGACAAAATGCCGGACTTGGACGAGGAAAAGACCGATCTTGTCCGAGAGAACTCTgttcagaaaaagaagaccGACATTCGCAGTGGTGGCgagaacgatgacgacgatgacgacgttgTGATGGATAATGAAAAGTCTCCGAGACAAAATGGTAGTGCTGTTTCTGATAGCGAGAAGTCACTACGGTCGGGTGACAGTTTAGCTCCCAATAATGACAAATCGCCACGGAGAAATGGTAACGTTGATCGTAACAAGGAACTCCCATTGGATTCCTCCATATTATCAGAAATACAAGGGAAAAGTGAGGATACCGGTAAGTCAGTAACTCGGCCAGGCACAGCTACGATCGATACTAAACcggaaagaaaatctttcgagcAAACGATCGTCCCTAAAAACGACAACGAACAGtcggaaaaagaaacttcGTTAGTCAAGTCGGAAGATAAAACgtcgattaaaaatgattctGTAGGCGATAAATCTATTTTCGCTAGAAATGATAAGATTGTTGACTTGattaaagaggaagaaaaatatgggaATGAATCTTCCGGTAGTTCTGCATCAAGAAAAGTAGAATGTGAAATTGaggagacaaaaaataaacgttCGTTGGTTGAGGAAATGAaaactaatgaaaataaacacGATGAAATAGAAGACaaatcgaaggaaaagaaaattgagaaagatgaagtcaatgaaataaatatgaaagaagaTTGTGGAAGGTATCCCACTAGTCCCTCATTAAATGCCATACATTCTGCAGGTcagaatgataaaaatgattctaCATTAAGCATCAATGACaccgaagaaaaaacaaaatgtccGGCAAGTCTTTCAAAGAATGTAGATCAAATACCGAGAACACCTTCCAAGTCTCCATCACCGGacattataaaagaaaagaaacgacaaACTCCGCCGATACGAAGTCCTTCGAACATTCCAACCCGAGCTGACCCTGAAGAAGCACCGAAAACATTATCGAAATCTCCATCACTGTTGGATGCCACTACAGACGGCAAACTTCGACAAGCTTTAAACGATCCAACTATCCAGTCTGTCGAACAAATACCGAAAACTCCAGCGAAGTCTTTCCCTATCTCtactcctccctctctctctccatctccttctccctctccctctcctgaTGTCGtaatagaagataaaagaaaattaactgCGAGCCCATCGAATAATTTAACGATGCAAAACCTGGAGCAAGACTCGAAAACTCCGTCAAAATCTTCCGATATCTCTAGAGCCTCTACGCCGACAGTTGTAGACACTCAGACAGATAATAAGTCAGAAAGTATAAACCCAGAAAAATCTAGTAGACCGCCGTCAGCTCTGTCGAAAGATTCTGTTTCAGAGAAACAGGCTCCTACAATACCGTCGAGACCTTCCTTGTCGGAAGCTCATGACAAGTTGTCTTTACCAGAATCCTTACCCACACCACCGAAATCACCTCAGGAAAGTGTAAAAGGTTTCGATAATGGACAGAGAAGATCTTTGTCTTCTCCTGGTTCTCCAAAATCACCGAAATCAGCGATCAATATTAAATCTACCGAgggcgaaaagaaaaaaactaccTTTGCTGAGGATTCGATCATTAAGAAGGATGAAAACGTGGAGGAAAAGAGTGAAGCTTCTTCGCGAGAGACTTCGAAACCGACAACGCCTACTGGAAAGCCACGACGTGTACAGACACCCGTCAAACTACAGAACGAGAAACAATATAAAG agaCTGAAAGTGACAGTGCAAGTAACGATTTGAGCCAGCATAACGCT CCACCGACTACAAATGGAGTAGCAGATTCACCAACAAAAAAATCACCATCAAAGACCAAAGAAAGCGACAAGAGATCAACAGCTGGATCGCCGACAAAATCACCTAGTAAGTCTGCCAAATCATTACCAAGAACTCCAGAGACACCATCATCGACAGGGagtcaagaaaagaaga AAGTTCCAATGAACAAAATCCAAGTTGGGGCTGCGCCGTCACCGAATTTGAAAACggttcgatcgaaaatcgGTTCTCTAGAAAATGCGAGTTACAAACCAGGTGGTGGAAAAGTTAAAATAGAGAACAGGAAGTTAGACTTTAGCAAGGCACAACCTAAGATTGCCGCGAAGAACGATAAGTACACGCCAAGTGGCGGTGATAAAAAG atATCTCAAATGAAACTTCAATGGAACGCGAAACCTAAAGTAGGCTCTTTGGAAAATGCAACGTACAAGCCCGGTGGCGGTGATAAAAAGATTGAGACGGTGAAGCTGGATTTTAAAGACAAAGCAAAGCCAAAAGTTGGCTCAAAAGAAAACGCCAAGCACGTTCCTGGTGGTGGAAGTATCAAG TCATCGGCGACGCCACCAAAGACCCCGCAGGACACGAATAACGAC ATACAAACGCAGAAGGTCGATATTAAAGCCGAGAGCAAGGTAGGCTCTCTGGACAATGTGAAGCATAAGCCAGGTGGCGGAGACAAGAAGATCTTCAACGACAAAGATTATCTCAGACAGACAGGCTCGAACGTCGAAAGTCTCTGCGGTAGTGGTTCGCAG AGCCCCATACCCTCCGGCGCGATCACCGACGGCAAGAACGGCCTGCCAACTTCGGACGAGAACCTCAACCAGGAATGCTAG
- the LOC127068399 gene encoding microtubule-associated protein tau isoform X1, with product MDSQETTNNAALVRGTSMVKQSAPLSPGFQARPQVASTGFSRYPVYNGPIGANRPAGQQAQHPVHGLEIHSSIGQSRTNQLAQLRPHGLSPRPPGNRAYPPGNPANPPGNPPVHSPRQIQTKQNLIQISQNPQSPRFGSPGVRVANPSSGRSPAPQSVGPRPNYQIQQTSNQRNVIEQRTEQRIFDLPAPASTNQLQTKSFNTPGPLHNSVAQRPRNDTSLNTGKSNQLSNKENKQSVRPRIIIDKMPDLDEEKTDLVRENSVQKKKTDIRSGGENDDDDDDVVMDNEKSPRQNGSAVSDSEKSLRSGDSLAPNNDKSPRRNGNVDRNKELPLDSSILSEIQGKSEDTGKSVTRPGTATIDTKPERKSFEQTIVPKNDNEQSEKETSLVKSEDKTSIKNDSVGDKSIFARNDKIVDLIKEEEKYGNESSGSSASRKVECEIEETKNKRSLVEEMKTNENKHDEIEDKSKEKKIEKDEVNEINMKEDCGRYPTSPSLNAIHSAGQNDKNDSTLSINDTEEKTKCPASLSKNVDQIPRTPSKSPSPDIIKEKKRQTPPIRSPSNIPTRADPEEAPKTLSKSPSLLDATTDGKLRQALNDPTIQSVEQIPKTPAKSFPISTPPSLSPSPSPSPSPDVVIEDKRKLTASPSNNLTMQNLEQDSKTPSKSSDISRASTPTVVDTQTDNKSESINPEKSSRPPSALSKDSVSEKQAPTIPSRPSLSEAHDKLSLPESLPTPPKSPQESVKGFDNGQRRSLSSPGSPKSPKSAINIKSTEGEKKKTTFAEDSIIKKDENVEEKSEASSRETSKPTTPTGKPRRVQTPVKLQNEKQYKETESDSASNDLSQHNAPPTTNGVADSPTKKSPSKTKESDKRSTAGSPTKSPSKSAKSLPRTPETPSSTGSQEKKKVPMNKIQVGAAPSPNLKTVRSKIGSLENASYKPGGGKVKIENRKLDFSKAQPKIAAKNDKYTPSGGDKKISQMKLQWNAKPKVGSLENATYKPGGGDKKIETVKLDFKDKAKPKVGSKENAKHVPGGGSIKSSATPPKTPQDTNNDIQTQKVDIKAESKVGSLDNVKHKPGGGDKKIFNDKDYLRQTGSNVESLCGSGSQSPIPSGAITDGKNGLPTSDENLNQEC from the exons ATGGATTCGCAAGAGACGACTAACAATGCGGCTTTGGTTCGTGGTACGAGCATG GTAAAGCAGAGTGCACCTCTATCGCCAGGCTTTCAAGCGAGACCTCAAGTTGCTTCTACTGGATTTTCAAGATATCCGGTATATAATGGCCCTATAGGAGCTAACCGTCCTGCAGGACAACAAGCACAACACCCTGTTCATGGTTTAGAAATTCACTCGTCCATAGGCCAATCTAGAACGAACCAACTTGCGCAACTTCGACCACACGGGCTTTCACCGAGGCCTCCTGGAAACCGAGCGTATCCTCCTGGAAATCCAGCGAATCCGCCTGGAAATCCGCCAGTCCATTCCCCTAGACAAATACAAACCAAGCAAAACCTAATACAAATTTCTCAAAATCCCCAAAGTCCAAGATTCGGATCGCCTGGAGTCAGAGTAGCAAATCCATCGAGTGGAAGATCTCCGGCCCCACAATCGGTAGGGCCCAGACCAAATTATCAAATACAACAAACGTCGAATCAAAGAAACGTCATTGAGCAGAGAACGGAGCAAAGAATCTTCGATTTGCCTGCACCAGCATCTACAAATCAACTTCAAACTAAAAGTTTCAATACACCGGGACCACTTCACAACTCGGTGGCCCAAAGACCAAGGAATGATACGTCCTTAAACACAGGAAAATCAAATCAATTGTCCAACAAAGAGAACAAGCAATCTGTACGTCCTCGTATAATTATTGACAAAATGCCGGACTTGGACGAGGAAAAGACCGATCTTGTCCGAGAGAACTCTgttcagaaaaagaagaccGACATTCGCAGTGGTGGCgagaacgatgacgacgatgacgacgttgTGATGGATAATGAAAAGTCTCCGAGACAAAATGGTAGTGCTGTTTCTGATAGCGAGAAGTCACTACGGTCGGGTGACAGTTTAGCTCCCAATAATGACAAATCGCCACGGAGAAATGGTAACGTTGATCGTAACAAGGAACTCCCATTGGATTCCTCCATATTATCAGAAATACAAGGGAAAAGTGAGGATACCGGTAAGTCAGTAACTCGGCCAGGCACAGCTACGATCGATACTAAACcggaaagaaaatctttcgagcAAACGATCGTCCCTAAAAACGACAACGAACAGtcggaaaaagaaacttcGTTAGTCAAGTCGGAAGATAAAACgtcgattaaaaatgattctGTAGGCGATAAATCTATTTTCGCTAGAAATGATAAGATTGTTGACTTGattaaagaggaagaaaaatatgggaATGAATCTTCCGGTAGTTCTGCATCAAGAAAAGTAGAATGTGAAATTGaggagacaaaaaataaacgttCGTTGGTTGAGGAAATGAaaactaatgaaaataaacacGATGAAATAGAAGACaaatcgaaggaaaagaaaattgagaaagatgaagtcaatgaaataaatatgaaagaagaTTGTGGAAGGTATCCCACTAGTCCCTCATTAAATGCCATACATTCTGCAGGTcagaatgataaaaatgattctaCATTAAGCATCAATGACaccgaagaaaaaacaaaatgtccGGCAAGTCTTTCAAAGAATGTAGATCAAATACCGAGAACACCTTCCAAGTCTCCATCACCGGacattataaaagaaaagaaacgacaaACTCCGCCGATACGAAGTCCTTCGAACATTCCAACCCGAGCTGACCCTGAAGAAGCACCGAAAACATTATCGAAATCTCCATCACTGTTGGATGCCACTACAGACGGCAAACTTCGACAAGCTTTAAACGATCCAACTATCCAGTCTGTCGAACAAATACCGAAAACTCCAGCGAAGTCTTTCCCTATCTCtactcctccctctctctctccatctccttctccctctccctctcctgaTGTCGtaatagaagataaaagaaaattaactgCGAGCCCATCGAATAATTTAACGATGCAAAACCTGGAGCAAGACTCGAAAACTCCGTCAAAATCTTCCGATATCTCTAGAGCCTCTACGCCGACAGTTGTAGACACTCAGACAGATAATAAGTCAGAAAGTATAAACCCAGAAAAATCTAGTAGACCGCCGTCAGCTCTGTCGAAAGATTCTGTTTCAGAGAAACAGGCTCCTACAATACCGTCGAGACCTTCCTTGTCGGAAGCTCATGACAAGTTGTCTTTACCAGAATCCTTACCCACACCACCGAAATCACCTCAGGAAAGTGTAAAAGGTTTCGATAATGGACAGAGAAGATCTTTGTCTTCTCCTGGTTCTCCAAAATCACCGAAATCAGCGATCAATATTAAATCTACCGAgggcgaaaagaaaaaaactaccTTTGCTGAGGATTCGATCATTAAGAAGGATGAAAACGTGGAGGAAAAGAGTGAAGCTTCTTCGCGAGAGACTTCGAAACCGACAACGCCTACTGGAAAGCCACGACGTGTACAGACACCCGTCAAACTACAGAACGAGAAACAATATAAAG agaCTGAAAGTGACAGTGCAAGTAACGATTTGAGCCAGCATAACGCT CCACCGACTACAAATGGAGTAGCAGATTCACCAACAAAAAAATCACCATCAAAGACCAAAGAAAGCGACAAGAGATCAACAGCTGGATCGCCGACAAAATCACCTAGTAAGTCTGCCAAATCATTACCAAGAACTCCAGAGACACCATCATCGACAGGGagtcaagaaaagaaga AAGTTCCAATGAACAAAATCCAAGTTGGGGCTGCGCCGTCACCGAATTTGAAAACggttcgatcgaaaatcgGTTCTCTAGAAAATGCGAGTTACAAACCAGGTGGTGGAAAAGTTAAAATAGAGAACAGGAAGTTAGACTTTAGCAAGGCACAACCTAAGATTGCCGCGAAGAACGATAAGTACACGCCAAGTGGCGGTGATAAAAAG atATCTCAAATGAAACTTCAATGGAACGCGAAACCTAAAGTAGGCTCTTTGGAAAATGCAACGTACAAGCCCGGTGGCGGTGATAAAAAGATTGAGACGGTGAAGCTGGATTTTAAAGACAAAGCAAAGCCAAAAGTTGGCTCAAAAGAAAACGCCAAGCACGTTCCTGGTGGTGGAAGTATCAAG TCATCGGCGACGCCACCAAAGACCCCGCAGGACACGAATAACGAC ATACAAACGCAGAAGGTCGATATTAAAGCCGAGAGCAAGGTAGGCTCTCTGGACAATGTGAAGCATAAGCCAGGTGGCGGAGACAAGAAGATCTTCAACGACAAAGATTATCTCAGACAGACAGGCTCGAACGTCGAAAGTCTCTGCGGTAGTGGTTCGCAG AGCCCCATACCCTCCGGCGCGATCACCGACGGCAAGAACGGCCTGCCAACTTCGGACGAGAACCTCAACCAGGAATGCTAG
- the LOC127068399 gene encoding microtubule-associated protein tau isoform X3: protein MDSQETTNNAALVRGTSMVKQSAPLSPGFQARPQVASTGFSRYPVYNGPIGANRPAGQQAQHPVHGLEIHSSIGQSRTNQLAQLRPHGLSPRPPGNRAYPPGNPANPPGNPPVHSPRQIQTKQNLIQISQNPQSPRFGSPGVRVANPSSGRSPAPQSVGPRPNYQIQQTSNQRNVIEQRTEQRIFDLPAPASTNQLQTKSFNTPGPLHNSVAQRPRNDTSLNTGKSNQLSNKENKQSVRPRIIIDKMPDLDEEKTDLVRENSVQKKKTDIRSGGENDDDDDDVVMDNEKSPRQNGSAVSDSEKSLRSGDSLAPNNDKSPRRNGNVDRNKELPLDSSILSEIQGKSEDTGKSVTRPGTATIDTKPERKSFEQTIVPKNDNEQSEKETSLVKSEDKTSIKNDSVGDKSIFARNDKIVDLIKEEEKYGNESSGSSASRKVECEIEETKNKRSLVEEMKTNENKHDEIEDKSKEKKIEKDEVNEINMKEDCGRYPTSPSLNAIHSAGQNDKNDSTLSINDTEEKTKCPASLSKNVDQIPRTPSKSPSPDIIKEKKRQTPPIRSPSNIPTRADPEEAPKTLSKSPSLLDATTDGKLRQALNDPTIQSVEQIPKTPAKSFPISTPPSLSPSPSPSPSPDVVIEDKRKLTASPSNNLTMQNLEQDSKTPSKSSDISRASTPTVVDTQTDNKSESINPEKSSRPPSALSKDSVSEKQAPTIPSRPSLSEAHDKLSLPESLPTPPKSPQESVKGFDNGQRRSLSSPGSPKSPKSAINIKSTEGEKKKTTFAEDSIIKKDENVEEKSEASSRETSKPTTPTGKPRRVQTPVKLQNEKQYKETESDSASNDLSQHNAPPTTNGVADSPTKKSPSKTKESDKRSTAGSPTKSPSKSAKSLPRTPETPSSTGSQEKKKVPMNKIQVGAAPSPNLKTVRSKIGSLENASYKPGGGKVKIENRKLDFSKAQPKIAAKNDKYTPSGGDKKISQMKLQWNAKPKVGSLENATYKPGGGDKKIETVKLDFKDKAKPKVGSKENAKHVPGGGSIKIQTQKVDIKAESKVGSLDNVKHKPGGGDKKIFNDKDYLRQTGSNVESLCGSGSQSPIPSGAITDGKNGLPTSDENLNQEC, encoded by the exons ATGGATTCGCAAGAGACGACTAACAATGCGGCTTTGGTTCGTGGTACGAGCATG GTAAAGCAGAGTGCACCTCTATCGCCAGGCTTTCAAGCGAGACCTCAAGTTGCTTCTACTGGATTTTCAAGATATCCGGTATATAATGGCCCTATAGGAGCTAACCGTCCTGCAGGACAACAAGCACAACACCCTGTTCATGGTTTAGAAATTCACTCGTCCATAGGCCAATCTAGAACGAACCAACTTGCGCAACTTCGACCACACGGGCTTTCACCGAGGCCTCCTGGAAACCGAGCGTATCCTCCTGGAAATCCAGCGAATCCGCCTGGAAATCCGCCAGTCCATTCCCCTAGACAAATACAAACCAAGCAAAACCTAATACAAATTTCTCAAAATCCCCAAAGTCCAAGATTCGGATCGCCTGGAGTCAGAGTAGCAAATCCATCGAGTGGAAGATCTCCGGCCCCACAATCGGTAGGGCCCAGACCAAATTATCAAATACAACAAACGTCGAATCAAAGAAACGTCATTGAGCAGAGAACGGAGCAAAGAATCTTCGATTTGCCTGCACCAGCATCTACAAATCAACTTCAAACTAAAAGTTTCAATACACCGGGACCACTTCACAACTCGGTGGCCCAAAGACCAAGGAATGATACGTCCTTAAACACAGGAAAATCAAATCAATTGTCCAACAAAGAGAACAAGCAATCTGTACGTCCTCGTATAATTATTGACAAAATGCCGGACTTGGACGAGGAAAAGACCGATCTTGTCCGAGAGAACTCTgttcagaaaaagaagaccGACATTCGCAGTGGTGGCgagaacgatgacgacgatgacgacgttgTGATGGATAATGAAAAGTCTCCGAGACAAAATGGTAGTGCTGTTTCTGATAGCGAGAAGTCACTACGGTCGGGTGACAGTTTAGCTCCCAATAATGACAAATCGCCACGGAGAAATGGTAACGTTGATCGTAACAAGGAACTCCCATTGGATTCCTCCATATTATCAGAAATACAAGGGAAAAGTGAGGATACCGGTAAGTCAGTAACTCGGCCAGGCACAGCTACGATCGATACTAAACcggaaagaaaatctttcgagcAAACGATCGTCCCTAAAAACGACAACGAACAGtcggaaaaagaaacttcGTTAGTCAAGTCGGAAGATAAAACgtcgattaaaaatgattctGTAGGCGATAAATCTATTTTCGCTAGAAATGATAAGATTGTTGACTTGattaaagaggaagaaaaatatgggaATGAATCTTCCGGTAGTTCTGCATCAAGAAAAGTAGAATGTGAAATTGaggagacaaaaaataaacgttCGTTGGTTGAGGAAATGAaaactaatgaaaataaacacGATGAAATAGAAGACaaatcgaaggaaaagaaaattgagaaagatgaagtcaatgaaataaatatgaaagaagaTTGTGGAAGGTATCCCACTAGTCCCTCATTAAATGCCATACATTCTGCAGGTcagaatgataaaaatgattctaCATTAAGCATCAATGACaccgaagaaaaaacaaaatgtccGGCAAGTCTTTCAAAGAATGTAGATCAAATACCGAGAACACCTTCCAAGTCTCCATCACCGGacattataaaagaaaagaaacgacaaACTCCGCCGATACGAAGTCCTTCGAACATTCCAACCCGAGCTGACCCTGAAGAAGCACCGAAAACATTATCGAAATCTCCATCACTGTTGGATGCCACTACAGACGGCAAACTTCGACAAGCTTTAAACGATCCAACTATCCAGTCTGTCGAACAAATACCGAAAACTCCAGCGAAGTCTTTCCCTATCTCtactcctccctctctctctccatctccttctccctctccctctcctgaTGTCGtaatagaagataaaagaaaattaactgCGAGCCCATCGAATAATTTAACGATGCAAAACCTGGAGCAAGACTCGAAAACTCCGTCAAAATCTTCCGATATCTCTAGAGCCTCTACGCCGACAGTTGTAGACACTCAGACAGATAATAAGTCAGAAAGTATAAACCCAGAAAAATCTAGTAGACCGCCGTCAGCTCTGTCGAAAGATTCTGTTTCAGAGAAACAGGCTCCTACAATACCGTCGAGACCTTCCTTGTCGGAAGCTCATGACAAGTTGTCTTTACCAGAATCCTTACCCACACCACCGAAATCACCTCAGGAAAGTGTAAAAGGTTTCGATAATGGACAGAGAAGATCTTTGTCTTCTCCTGGTTCTCCAAAATCACCGAAATCAGCGATCAATATTAAATCTACCGAgggcgaaaagaaaaaaactaccTTTGCTGAGGATTCGATCATTAAGAAGGATGAAAACGTGGAGGAAAAGAGTGAAGCTTCTTCGCGAGAGACTTCGAAACCGACAACGCCTACTGGAAAGCCACGACGTGTACAGACACCCGTCAAACTACAGAACGAGAAACAATATAAAG agaCTGAAAGTGACAGTGCAAGTAACGATTTGAGCCAGCATAACGCT CCACCGACTACAAATGGAGTAGCAGATTCACCAACAAAAAAATCACCATCAAAGACCAAAGAAAGCGACAAGAGATCAACAGCTGGATCGCCGACAAAATCACCTAGTAAGTCTGCCAAATCATTACCAAGAACTCCAGAGACACCATCATCGACAGGGagtcaagaaaagaaga AAGTTCCAATGAACAAAATCCAAGTTGGGGCTGCGCCGTCACCGAATTTGAAAACggttcgatcgaaaatcgGTTCTCTAGAAAATGCGAGTTACAAACCAGGTGGTGGAAAAGTTAAAATAGAGAACAGGAAGTTAGACTTTAGCAAGGCACAACCTAAGATTGCCGCGAAGAACGATAAGTACACGCCAAGTGGCGGTGATAAAAAG atATCTCAAATGAAACTTCAATGGAACGCGAAACCTAAAGTAGGCTCTTTGGAAAATGCAACGTACAAGCCCGGTGGCGGTGATAAAAAGATTGAGACGGTGAAGCTGGATTTTAAAGACAAAGCAAAGCCAAAAGTTGGCTCAAAAGAAAACGCCAAGCACGTTCCTGGTGGTGGAAGTATCAAG ATACAAACGCAGAAGGTCGATATTAAAGCCGAGAGCAAGGTAGGCTCTCTGGACAATGTGAAGCATAAGCCAGGTGGCGGAGACAAGAAGATCTTCAACGACAAAGATTATCTCAGACAGACAGGCTCGAACGTCGAAAGTCTCTGCGGTAGTGGTTCGCAG AGCCCCATACCCTCCGGCGCGATCACCGACGGCAAGAACGGCCTGCCAACTTCGGACGAGAACCTCAACCAGGAATGCTAG